One window from the genome of Maylandia zebra isolate NMK-2024a linkage group LG18, Mzebra_GT3a, whole genome shotgun sequence encodes:
- the dcaf8 gene encoding DDB1- and CUL4-associated factor 8, protein MAEADGKSTVLNGGSEEKEPGEDRHKEGDASGSKEGQTQSSSLNAPKETAEASGDKSMPDVEGETGTTREGEEDEDTDSMDGSGLYSLTEDGERESEGGRREKAKEKDGGKRAARKRNRPGGGTNHSSSSDDDDDDDDDDEEEQKDDDDDDDDDEAMEAWLGAELRDMRGPVWRAVPSLRSREIGRDSHQFVRRVCGARGLVQRLELQGRLERHTGCVNTLHFNPSGTRLASGSDDLRVVIWDWAIRRAELEFDSGHKSNVFQAKFLPHSGDSTLAMCARDGQIRVAELSATQRCKNTKRVAQHKGAAHKLALEPDSPCSFLSAGEDAVVFGIDLRLDRPANKLVVVKEGDKKVGLYTIFVNPAKTHHFAVGGRDQYVRIYDQRKINENDNNGVLKKFCPSHLVSSESKTNITCLVYSHDGTELLASYNDEDIYLFDSDHSDGADYLRRYKGHRNNATVKGVNFYGPCSEFVVSGSDCGHIYLWDKYSARIVQFMEGDRGGVVNCLEPHPHLPGMATSGLDHDIKLWAPTAETPTGLKGLKEVMKKNKRERDEDSVRHGDQYDTQLLWFLMRHMRNRRPARARREGADADTDDSWSSPDSSDEEDGGPDHVQCMSS, encoded by the exons ATGGCTGAGGCTGACGGCAAATCCACGGTGCTTAACG GTGGCTCTGAAGAAAAGGAGCCTGGAGAAGACCGACACAAAGAGGGGGATGCCTCTGGAAGCAAAGAGGGGCAAACACAGTCTTCCTCTCTAAATG CTCCCAAAGAAACAGCCGAAGCATCTGGAGACAAATCTATGCCAGATGTAGAAGGAGAGACGGGCACAACCAGGGAGGGAGAAGAGGATGAAGATACAGACAGCATGGACGGCAGCGGCCTCTACTCTTTAACTGAGGATGGTGAAAGGGAGAGCGAGGGAGGAAGGCGAGAGAAGGCCAAAGAAAAAGATGGTGGGAAAAGGGCAGCTAGAAAGAGAAACAGACCTGGCGGCGGCACTAACCACTCCTCAAGTtcagatgatgatgacgacgacgatgatgatgatgaagaagaacagaaagatgatgatgacgacgacgatgatgatgaaGCTATGGAGGCATGGCTCGGGGCAGAGCTCCGTGACATGCGTGGTCCTGTGTGGCGGGCGGTACCCTCGCTGCGCTCCAGAGAGATCGGCAGGGACTCACACCAGTTTGTGAGGCGCGTGTGTGGGGCTCGTGGCCTCGTGCAAAGGCTGGAGCTCCAAGGCCGATTAGAGAGGCATACAGGTTGTGTCAACACATTGCATTTCAATCCATCAGGCACACGCCTGGCATCAGGCAGCGATGACCTGCGTGTGGTGATCTGGGACTGGGCCATCCGTCGTGCTGAACTGGAGTTTGACAGTGGACACAAGAGCAATGTCTTTCag GCAAAGTTCCTGCCTCACAGTGGGGACTCCACCTTGGCCATGTGTGCTCGTGATGGTCAGATCAGAGTGGCTGAGCTTTCTGCCACACAGCGCTGCAAGAACACGAAACGGGTTGCACAGCATAAAGGCGCTGCACACAAG ctGGCCCTTGAGCCAGATTCACCTTGCTCCTTTCTGTCAGCTGGAGAGGATGCTGTTGTATTTGGTATTGACTTGCGTCTAGACCGCCCTGCCAA TAAACTGGTGGTTGTAAAGGAGGGTGATAAAAAAGTGGGGCTGTACACCATCTTTGTGAACCCAGCAAAGACACACCACTTTGCTGTTGGCGGGAGAGATCAGTATGTGAG GATCTATGACCAGAGGAAGATTAATGAAAATGATAACAATGGTGTACTGAAAAAGTTTTGTCCCTCACATCTGGTATCCAGTGAGTCTAAAACCAACATAACCTGCCTTGTGTACAGTCACGATGGCACAG AGCTCCTGGCTAGTTACAATGATGAAGACATCTACTTGTTTGACTCCGACCACAGTGATGGGGCAGACTATCTCAGGAGATATAAGGGTCACCGCAATAATGCCACAG TGAAGGGGGTGAATTTCTATGGGCCATGCAGTGAGTTTGTGGTCAGTGGCAGCGACTGTGGGCACATCTATCTATGGGACAAATACTCTGCTCGTATTGTCCAGTTTATGGAGGGAGACCGAGGAGGAGTG GTGAACTGTTTGGAGCCACATCCACATCTGCCAGGTATGGCTACCAGTGGGCTGGATCATGACATCAAACTGTGGGCCCCCACAGCTGAAACCCCCACAGGACTCAAGGGTCTCAAAGAG gtaatgaagaaaaacaaacggGAGCGTGACGAGGACAGTGTGCGCCACGGCGATCAGTACGACACCCAGCTGTTGTGGTTCCTGATGAGACACATGAGAAACAGGAGACCTGCAAGG GCCCGCCGTGAGGGTGCAGATGCAGACACAGATGATTCTTggagttctccagattcctcaGATGAAGAGGACGGAGGTCCAGATCACGTCCAGTGCATGTCATCATGa